The following proteins come from a genomic window of Campylobacter coli 76339:
- a CDS encoding Putative deoxyribonuclease YcfH: MFLNLEFKDGLKIIDTHCHLDSEVFKEDLDELLRHSFDNGIEKIIIPGADIEDLPYAAELANKYKNVFFAAGVHPYELEGFDEKILRAYLQDEKCVAVGECGLDYFRFKSEDLEEREKEKEEQKRLFVTQLELAKEFKKPVIIHSREANNDTYEILHEHSKDLVGGVLHCFNASEHLLRLSNEGFYFGIGGVLTFKNAKNLVNILPQIPKDKLLIETDAPYLTPEPYRGKRNEPLLTQLVADKMSEILNLSRQELLEICLENSHRLFFKGCI, translated from the coding sequence ATGTTCTTAAATCTTGAATTTAAAGATGGTTTGAAAATCATCGATACTCATTGTCATTTGGACAGCGAGGTATTTAAAGAAGATTTAGATGAACTTTTAAGACATTCATTTGACAATGGTATAGAAAAAATCATCATACCAGGTGCAGATATTGAAGATTTACCTTATGCAGCAGAGCTTGCTAACAAATATAAAAATGTATTTTTTGCCGCAGGTGTACATCCTTATGAGCTAGAAGGCTTTGATGAAAAAATTTTAAGAGCATATTTACAAGATGAAAAATGCGTGGCTGTGGGTGAGTGTGGGCTTGATTATTTTCGTTTTAAAAGTGAAGATTTAGAAGAGAGAGAAAAAGAAAAAGAAGAGCAAAAAAGACTTTTTGTAACTCAGCTTGAGCTAGCTAAAGAATTTAAAAAACCTGTTATCATCCATTCTCGCGAAGCAAACAATGATACTTATGAAATTTTGCATGAGCACTCTAAAGATCTTGTTGGAGGGGTTTTGCATTGTTTTAATGCAAGTGAGCATTTATTGCGTCTTAGCAATGAAGGATTTTATTTTGGAATCGGTGGTGTTTTGACATTTAAGAATGCGAAAAATTTGGTAAATATCTTACCGCAAATCCCCAAGGATAAGTTGTTAATAGAAACTGATGCGCCTTATCTTACCCCAGAGCCTTATCGCGGTAAAAGGAATGAGCCTTTATTGACTCAATTAGTAGCTGATAAAATGAGTGAAATTCTTAATTTATCAAGGCAAGAACTTTTAGAAATCTGTTTGGAAAATTCTCATAGATTATTTTTTAAAGGTTGTATATGA
- a CDS encoding Putative two-component response regulator has translation MNKKILLIDDNKMLGKLLAKKIQTTLNCEVDIVFSLAETKALPDDEYFLTFADLCLPDAPNGEVVDYVLTKNWPVIVLTASNDKATKDKFMDKDILDYIFKESDTCIDQIIDSIVKLERYAKTKVILALSKLPERNEIKKILTQRKFNVLAAAHGEEAMSYLNDNNDVKLIIADANMPVISGSELLSEVRTRFGDHDLGVIILGDKDDALESSLLINGANEYLIKPLNKESFNCRLDRCLNYMANMQFLSIYNNLDPISGVKNSNALLNCVEDYLNEISGKEEEFAFAFLDIDNLRNLNEEYGYEVGDKIVKICADEASNEVKGRDIVGRYSAEKICIVLKNVSQERAIKILSRIRVNIKKAGILVNLDEVFFTASIGVVFAKSGDQFETLINKASEALSQAKANGKDRVEVCS, from the coding sequence ATGAATAAAAAAATTTTATTGATTGATGATAACAAAATGCTTGGAAAGCTTTTGGCTAAAAAGATACAAACCACTTTAAATTGTGAAGTTGATATTGTTTTTAGCCTTGCTGAAACCAAAGCATTACCTGATGATGAATATTTTTTAACTTTTGCGGATTTGTGTTTGCCTGATGCGCCTAATGGAGAAGTGGTGGATTATGTTTTGACGAAAAATTGGCCTGTTATTGTATTGACTGCAAGCAACGATAAGGCCACAAAAGATAAATTTATGGATAAAGATATTTTAGATTATATCTTTAAAGAAAGTGATACTTGTATAGATCAGATTATAGATTCTATTGTTAAACTTGAACGCTATGCTAAGACTAAAGTTATCCTAGCTCTAAGCAAACTTCCTGAGCGTAATGAAATAAAAAAGATTCTCACACAAAGAAAATTTAATGTTTTAGCTGCTGCTCACGGCGAAGAGGCAATGAGTTATTTAAATGACAATAATGATGTAAAGCTTATTATCGCGGATGCAAATATGCCTGTTATCAGCGGAAGCGAGCTTTTAAGCGAGGTGAGAACTCGCTTTGGTGATCATGACTTGGGTGTAATTATCTTAGGTGATAAGGATGATGCTTTAGAGTCTAGCTTGCTTATAAATGGAGCCAATGAGTATTTGATAAAACCTTTAAACAAAGAAAGCTTTAATTGTCGCCTAGATAGATGTCTTAATTATATGGCTAATATGCAATTTTTAAGTATTTACAATAATCTTGATCCTATTTCAGGAGTAAAAAATTCTAATGCTTTATTGAATTGTGTCGAAGATTATTTAAATGAAATTTCAGGCAAAGAAGAAGAGTTTGCTTTTGCATTTTTAGATATTGATAATTTAAGAAATTTAAATGAAGAATACGGCTATGAAGTAGGCGATAAAATCGTTAAAATTTGCGCCGATGAAGCAAGCAATGAAGTTAAAGGGCGCGATATCGTGGGTAGATATAGTGCTGAAAAAATTTGTATAGTATTAAAAAATGTTTCTCAAGAAAGAGCGATTAAAATTCTTTCTCGTATTCGAGTAAATATAAAAAAAGCTGGAATTTTAGTCAACTTAGATGAAGTCTTTTTTACAGCTTCTATAGGGGTGGTTTTTGCTAAGAGTGGAGATCAGTTTGAAACCTTAATCAATAAGGCTTCAGAAGCACTTTCTCAAGCTAAGGCTAATGGTAAAGATAGAGTAGAAGTATGTTCTTAA
- a CDS encoding DNA repair protein RecN, with product MINRVLMKENLGFKEVELEISQGLTVFTGLSGAGKSVLFKGILSAFALSESEAKLVEIALDDRIDLEEYGIESEDENIFKLLKDKNTKYFINNQSISKKSLIHLSKKFIKYLSAKEINEFSNEKFLNLLDALECAKNPEFEDFLSHFKDDYKQWLQISEELTTILEEEKRIEELKELASTQIERISKINPKIGEYEELLNLKKKLSKKDKIEAAWEKASAIFELEKVVIDALNLSEKDASFFSECLNELRIIAENEKIEDLDFDIEEVLNRIEDLSSLIKRYESIENALEVLENKKNELAHYDNLSFEKKELEKKLEKIEKKINQSTQLLTQARMQNLKTLEEFLNDYLKNLYMKNVNLELVNISKITSLGKDEIKLSINAANLKNLSSGELNRLRLAFIATECKILNSGTGIIFLDEIDANLSGKEAMSIANVLNELSAFYQIFAISHLPQLSSKAHNHFLVEKNASYSTVKKLKNEERIKELARMISGETITDEALEFAKTLFKA from the coding sequence ATGATAAATAGAGTTTTGATGAAAGAAAATCTTGGCTTTAAAGAAGTCGAGCTTGAAATTTCTCAAGGACTTACAGTCTTTACGGGTTTAAGTGGAGCGGGAAAGTCTGTACTTTTTAAGGGGATATTGTCTGCTTTTGCATTAAGCGAGAGTGAGGCAAAGCTTGTTGAGATTGCACTTGATGATAGGATAGACTTGGAAGAATACGGCATAGAAAGCGAAGATGAAAATATTTTTAAACTTTTAAAGGATAAAAATACGAAATATTTTATCAATAATCAAAGTATTTCCAAAAAAAGTTTGATTCATCTAAGTAAAAAATTTATTAAATACCTAAGTGCTAAAGAAATCAATGAATTCAGTAATGAGAAATTTTTAAATCTTTTGGATGCTTTAGAATGTGCAAAAAATCCTGAATTTGAAGATTTTTTATCTCATTTTAAAGACGATTATAAACAATGGCTTCAAATTTCAGAAGAATTGACTACAATTTTAGAAGAGGAAAAAAGGATTGAAGAGCTTAAAGAATTAGCAAGCACACAGATTGAAAGAATTTCTAAAATCAATCCTAAAATCGGAGAATACGAAGAGCTTTTAAATCTTAAAAAAAAATTATCAAAAAAAGACAAAATAGAAGCGGCTTGGGAAAAGGCAAGTGCTATTTTTGAATTAGAAAAAGTAGTCATCGATGCTTTAAATCTCAGTGAAAAAGATGCGAGTTTTTTTAGCGAATGTTTAAATGAACTTCGTATCATAGCCGAAAATGAAAAAATCGAAGATTTGGATTTTGATATAGAAGAAGTACTCAATAGAATCGAAGATTTATCCTCTTTGATCAAGCGTTATGAAAGTATAGAAAATGCTTTAGAAGTGCTAGAAAACAAAAAAAATGAACTTGCTCACTATGATAACTTAAGCTTTGAAAAAAAAGAGCTCGAAAAAAAACTAGAAAAAATTGAAAAGAAAATAAATCAAAGCACCCAGTTGTTAACTCAAGCTCGCATGCAAAATTTAAAAACTTTAGAGGAATTTTTAAATGATTATTTAAAAAATCTTTATATGAAAAATGTGAACTTAGAATTAGTAAATATTTCAAAAATTACCTCTTTAGGAAAAGATGAAATCAAGCTCAGTATCAATGCTGCAAATTTAAAAAATTTAAGTTCAGGTGAGCTTAATCGTTTAAGACTTGCTTTTATCGCTACTGAGTGCAAAATTTTAAATTCAGGCACAGGAATAATATTTTTAGATGAAATCGATGCTAATTTAAGCGGTAAAGAAGCGATGAGTATAGCCAATGTTTTAAATGAGCTTTCTGCTTTTTATCAAATTTTTGCTATATCTCACTTACCGCAGCTTTCTTCAAAAGCTCATAATCATTTTTTGGTTGAAAAAAATGCTTCTTATAGCACAGTTAAAAAACTTAAGAATGAAGAGAGAATTAAAGAATTAGCAAGAATGATAAGTGGTGAAACTATCACAGACGAGGCTTTGGAATTTGCCAAAACTTTATTTAAAGCTTAA
- a CDS encoding NAD kinase translates to MQNKIDYKNIKKIGIAARPNSNLDREILTLKEILEKKGVELLLYKESSKTVNLPKYDLDKLFELSDFVISLGGDGTLISLCRKACEHNKAVLGIHAGHLGFLTDFKVDEAEVFFEAFFRGEFRVENPFLLSIILEANDGQITQKFAFNDVVISKDRKASMAHIEVFRKAKKFNEYFGDGLIVATPAGSTAYNLSANGPIVYTLAQAFILTPVCSHSLTQRPIVLPKGFELEIGAKDCIFSIDGQENYKMNDFKSVKVGLSDRSVALIHPKNRDYFQILKEKLNWGN, encoded by the coding sequence ATGCAAAATAAAATAGATTATAAAAATATTAAAAAAATTGGGATTGCGGCGCGTCCAAATTCAAATTTGGATAGGGAAATTTTAACCCTAAAAGAAATTTTAGAAAAAAAAGGTGTAGAACTTTTGCTCTATAAAGAAAGTTCTAAAACTGTAAACTTACCCAAATACGACCTTGATAAATTGTTTGAGCTTTCGGATTTTGTGATTTCCTTAGGGGGTGATGGAACTTTGATTTCTTTATGCCGAAAAGCTTGCGAGCACAATAAAGCAGTTTTAGGAATTCATGCAGGTCATTTAGGATTTTTAACGGATTTTAAGGTAGATGAAGCTGAAGTTTTTTTTGAAGCTTTTTTTAGGGGAGAATTTAGGGTAGAAAATCCTTTTTTATTGAGTATTATTTTAGAAGCTAACGATGGTCAAATCACGCAAAAATTTGCTTTTAATGATGTAGTGATCAGCAAGGATAGAAAAGCTTCTATGGCGCATATAGAGGTATTTCGCAAAGCTAAAAAATTTAATGAATATTTTGGAGATGGACTCATAGTAGCTACTCCAGCAGGTTCTACAGCATACAATTTAAGCGCAAATGGGCCTATAGTTTATACCTTAGCACAAGCTTTTATTCTTACGCCTGTTTGTTCACATTCTTTAACTCAACGTCCTATAGTATTGCCTAAAGGTTTTGAACTTGAAATAGGTGCAAAAGATTGTATTTTTAGCATAGATGGACAAGAAAATTATAAAATGAATGATTTTAAAAGTGTTAAAGTAGGACTTAGTGATAGAAGTGTGGCACTTATACATCCTAAAAATCGAGATTATTTTCAAATATTAAAAGAAAAATTAAACTGGGGAAATTGA